The following coding sequences are from one Pseudomonas oryzae window:
- a CDS encoding HupE/UreJ family protein: MHSQSLRGVGALVARLRRSLLLPVLSALLFLAAPEALAHGVAEGDKGFIQESSGVMLLPFIYLGAKHMITGYDHLLFLFGVIFFLYRLKDVGLYVTLFAVGHSVTLLLGVLMEISVSAYVIDAIIGFSVVYKALDNLGAFQRWFGYQPDTRTATLVFGLIHGFGLATKILDYQIAADGLIPNLIAFNVGVEIGQLLALSAILIAMGYWRRTAGFWRHAYTANVAMMSAGFLLMGYQLTGLIVSQ, from the coding sequence ATGCATTCGCAATCCCTGCGCGGGGTAGGTGCGCTCGTCGCGCGCCTGCGTCGCTCGTTGCTGCTGCCCGTGCTCAGCGCCCTGTTGTTCCTGGCCGCCCCCGAAGCCTTGGCCCATGGCGTGGCCGAGGGCGACAAGGGCTTCATCCAGGAAAGCTCCGGGGTGATGCTGCTGCCGTTCATCTACTTGGGCGCCAAGCACATGATCACCGGCTACGATCACCTGCTGTTCCTCTTCGGGGTGATCTTCTTCCTCTACCGGCTCAAGGACGTGGGCCTGTACGTCACCCTGTTCGCGGTCGGCCACTCGGTCACCCTGCTGCTCGGCGTGCTGATGGAGATCAGTGTCAGTGCCTACGTCATCGACGCCATCATCGGCTTCTCGGTGGTGTACAAGGCGCTCGACAACCTGGGCGCCTTCCAGCGCTGGTTCGGCTACCAGCCGGATACCCGCACGGCCACCCTGGTGTTCGGCCTGATCCACGGCTTCGGCCTGGCCACCAAGATCCTCGACTACCAGATCGCCGCCGATGGCCTGATCCCCAACCTGATCGCCTTCAATGTCGGCGTCGAGATCGGCCAGCTGCTGGCCCTTAGCGCCATTCTGATCGCCATGGGCTACTGGCGGCGCACCGCCGGCTTCTGGCGCCACGCCTACACCGCCAACGTCGCCATGATGAGCGCCGGTTTCCTGTTGATGGGTTACCAGCTCACCGGCCTGATCGTGTCCCAGTAA
- a CDS encoding DUF6088 family protein, whose translation MSIASTLWQQVKYLPKGRPFSSRRFAGLGSRSAVGKAIARLVSAGELERVTRGIYMRPKISPHVGRVRPSALAVIRVIAKQNHETIQVHGAEAARAFHLSTQMQTQPVLYTSGSSREIRIGALTIRLRHVSPGKLQHAGSKVGLALVALFYLGRNGVNPTSVAKIKSELTPAELKQLAACKMPAWMSKALAGPPPV comes from the coding sequence ATGTCCATAGCCTCCACCCTCTGGCAACAGGTGAAATACCTGCCCAAGGGGCGACCGTTCAGCTCTCGACGTTTTGCAGGGCTGGGGTCACGCTCTGCTGTCGGCAAGGCGATAGCCCGGCTGGTGAGCGCTGGCGAGCTGGAGCGGGTCACGCGCGGGATCTACATGCGGCCGAAGATCAGTCCGCATGTCGGCCGTGTCCGCCCCAGTGCCTTGGCCGTGATCCGGGTCATCGCCAAGCAGAATCACGAAACGATCCAGGTGCATGGTGCCGAGGCTGCAAGGGCATTTCATTTGAGCACCCAGATGCAAACACAGCCCGTGCTGTATACGAGCGGCTCCAGTCGAGAGATTCGAATCGGAGCCCTGACGATACGGCTCCGGCACGTTTCCCCAGGAAAGTTGCAGCATGCCGGAAGCAAGGTGGGACTGGCCCTAGTAGCGCTTTTCTACCTGGGCAGGAATGGCGTGAATCCGACTTCTGTGGCGAAGATCAAGAGCGAGCTGACCCCGGCCGAACTCAAGCAGTTGGCAGCCTGCAAAATGCCCGCCTGGATGAGCAAGGCTCTGGCCGGCCCTCCGCCGGTCTGA
- a CDS encoding YqaA family protein gives MELMAFAGLFLSAFGAATLLPLQSEAVLVGLLLQAEYSVAALLVIATLGNVLGSAVNWWLGTYIEHWRHRRWFPVSPQKLAKAQAGYHRYGRWSLLLSWVPVIGDPLTVMAGVMKEPFWSFLAIVTVAKAGRYLVLTGLTLGGLQWL, from the coding sequence ATGGAGTTGATGGCATTTGCCGGGCTGTTCCTCTCGGCTTTCGGCGCAGCGACTTTGCTGCCTCTGCAATCCGAAGCCGTACTGGTTGGCCTGCTGCTTCAGGCCGAGTATTCCGTTGCAGCGTTGCTGGTCATCGCGACCCTCGGGAATGTGCTCGGCTCAGCCGTCAACTGGTGGCTGGGCACCTACATCGAGCATTGGCGTCATCGACGCTGGTTTCCGGTGAGTCCGCAAAAGCTGGCCAAGGCCCAAGCTGGTTATCACCGATACGGGCGCTGGTCTCTGCTGCTGAGCTGGGTTCCAGTCATTGGTGATCCACTGACTGTGATGGCGGGCGTGATGAAAGAGCCTTTCTGGAGCTTTCTCGCCATCGTTACCGTGGCCAAGGCTGGCCGCTATTTGGTTCTGACAGGACTAACCCTGGGTGGGTTGCAGTGGTTATGA
- a CDS encoding superoxide dismutase: MPYQVKPLAFDPAKLNGLSERLLVSHWENNYGGAVKRLNAIEQRLAELNWASAPVFEINGLKREEMIASGSMILHEVYFDSLGSTGGDPGGALKRAIERDFGSMDAWRTEFTAMGKAQGGGSGWTVLVWSQRRGRLVNAWAADHAHNLASATPLIALDMYEHSYHMDFGAKAAAYVDAFMQNLSWAAAEAAFVKVEG, from the coding sequence ATGCCCTACCAAGTGAAACCCCTTGCTTTCGATCCGGCGAAGCTGAATGGCCTGTCCGAGCGGCTGCTCGTCAGCCACTGGGAAAATAACTACGGCGGGGCGGTAAAGCGCCTAAATGCCATCGAGCAACGCCTGGCCGAACTGAACTGGGCCAGCGCCCCGGTGTTCGAGATCAACGGACTCAAGCGCGAGGAGATGATCGCCAGCGGCTCAATGATCCTGCACGAGGTGTACTTCGATTCTCTCGGCAGCACGGGAGGCGACCCCGGCGGGGCGCTGAAGCGGGCCATCGAGCGGGACTTCGGCTCCATGGACGCTTGGCGTACCGAGTTCACGGCCATGGGCAAGGCCCAAGGCGGCGGCTCCGGATGGACCGTGCTGGTTTGGAGCCAGCGCAGAGGGCGTCTTGTGAACGCTTGGGCCGCCGACCACGCGCACAATCTCGCCAGCGCCACGCCGCTCATCGCCCTCGACATGTACGAACACAGCTACCACATGGACTTCGGGGCCAAAGCTGCGGCCTATGTGGACGCCTTCATGCAGAACCTGTCCTGGGCGGCTGCCGAAGCTGCATTTGTCAAAGTGGAGGGCTGA
- a CDS encoding DUF3147 family protein: protein MTWIITKYALTAAVVVLVSEIAKRSDRLGGLIAALPMITVLTLIWLYLEKQSPEKIANHAWYTFWYVLPTLPMFLAFPALLPRLGFWLTLLACVVITVVCFGLFALAVRRFGIELL from the coding sequence ATGACCTGGATCATCACCAAATACGCACTGACCGCCGCCGTTGTGGTGCTGGTATCGGAAATCGCCAAGCGCAGCGACAGGCTTGGCGGACTGATCGCTGCCCTGCCGATGATCACGGTACTGACGCTGATCTGGCTCTATCTGGAAAAGCAATCGCCGGAGAAGATCGCCAACCACGCCTGGTACACCTTCTGGTACGTGCTGCCGACCTTGCCGATGTTCCTGGCCTTCCCGGCGCTGCTGCCGCGCCTGGGTTTCTGGCTGACACTGCTGGCCTGCGTGGTCATCACGGTCGTCTGCTTCGGCCTGTTCGCGCTTGCGGTGCGTCGCTTCGGCATCGAGCTACTGTGA
- a CDS encoding RNA chaperone Hfq translates to MEELCRKIDRSVIEQNRFLDHCLAHGKQLTVFLESGVQFIGIVREHDRKSILLSGRSRNKEPRMILKSCVAYIRAEDNLELFLPYRGLGTALQRRRRRRLQLRSPRKGV, encoded by the coding sequence ATGGAAGAGTTGTGCCGTAAAATAGATCGCTCAGTCATTGAGCAGAATAGATTTCTGGATCATTGTCTGGCACATGGAAAGCAATTGACAGTTTTCCTTGAATCAGGGGTGCAGTTCATCGGTATCGTGCGCGAGCATGATCGAAAATCAATCCTGCTCAGTGGGCGAAGCCGGAACAAAGAGCCACGGATGATCCTCAAGAGCTGCGTTGCTTATATTCGAGCCGAAGATAACCTCGAACTTTTCCTGCCATACAGAGGGTTGGGGACGGCGCTGCAGAGGCGGAGGCGTAGACGTTTACAGCTTCGGAGCCCAAGGAAAGGAGTTTGA
- a CDS encoding chromate resistance protein ChrB domain-containing protein, giving the protein MSFLALFVSLPTKASTGRMRVWRSVKALGCATLRDGVYLLPDSANSAATLGEVAAQAAEAGGSGEVYRLSGCDDAQEATLRALFDRGEEYAGLAEEIKELGRSLASLDGAAAARKLQPLVRRFEQVVRIDFFPGEAQRQTLGLLDELRDALTRRMSPDEPTARQADIPRLARDDYQGRVWATRARPWVDRLASAWLIRRFIDPDARIVWLASPSDCKADWLGFDFDGAAFSHVGTKVTFETLLASFGLESAPALVRLGELVHCLDVGGLPVAQAPGIESLLAGLRESEPDDDTLLARACEVFDWLLKSYEDKTT; this is encoded by the coding sequence TTGAGCTTTCTCGCTCTTTTCGTGAGTCTGCCCACCAAGGCATCGACCGGCCGCATGCGTGTCTGGCGCTCCGTCAAGGCGCTGGGCTGCGCGACGCTACGCGACGGGGTCTATCTGCTACCCGACTCGGCCAACAGCGCTGCGACGCTGGGCGAAGTGGCGGCGCAAGCGGCGGAGGCCGGAGGCAGCGGCGAGGTCTATCGCCTGTCGGGCTGTGATGATGCCCAAGAGGCTACGCTACGCGCCCTATTCGACCGGGGCGAGGAATACGCCGGCCTCGCCGAGGAGATCAAGGAGCTTGGACGGAGCCTGGCATCCCTGGATGGCGCAGCCGCTGCGCGCAAACTCCAACCGCTCGTACGGCGCTTCGAGCAGGTGGTGCGCATCGATTTCTTCCCCGGCGAGGCGCAGCGGCAGACCTTGGGCCTGCTGGACGAACTGCGCGACGCGCTCACCCGCCGCATGTCTCCCGACGAACCGACTGCCCGACAGGCCGACATTCCCAGACTGGCGCGCGACGACTATCAGGGCCGCGTCTGGGCCACGCGGGCACGTCCTTGGGTGGACCGGCTCGCCTCGGCCTGGCTGATCCGGCGGTTCATCGACCCGGATGCCCGCATCGTCTGGCTGGCGAGTCCCTCCGACTGCAAAGCCGATTGGCTCGGCTTCGATTTCGATGGTGCAGCGTTCAGCCACGTCGGCACCAAGGTCACCTTCGAGACCCTGCTGGCGAGCTTTGGTCTGGAGTCGGCCCCTGCACTGGTGCGCCTGGGCGAGCTCGTGCATTGCCTGGATGTGGGTGGACTGCCTGTGGCACAGGCGCCGGGCATTGAGTCCCTGCTCGCCGGCCTGCGCGAATCCGAACCCGACGATGACACGCTGCTCGCCCGCGCGTGCGAAGTCTTTGACTGGCTACTGAAGAGTTACGAGGACAAAACGACATGA
- a CDS encoding chromate resistance protein ChrB domain-containing protein, producing MKWVTRERPKIDRIACPWLVARFIDEDPEFLYVPADDVLKVATDTGAIPYDVPNVELGHHGDRCSFDAFIEKYKLDDPALNKLALIVRAADCSQPQLAKEAAGLLAISKGLSLNFADDHEMLKAGMVVYDALYAWCADTPLKKVERLPGMK from the coding sequence ATGAAATGGGTCACCCGCGAACGGCCCAAGATCGACCGCATCGCCTGCCCCTGGCTGGTGGCGCGCTTCATCGATGAGGACCCCGAGTTCCTCTACGTGCCGGCTGACGACGTCCTGAAGGTCGCCACCGACACCGGCGCGATCCCCTACGATGTGCCCAATGTCGAACTTGGCCACCACGGCGACCGCTGCAGCTTCGATGCCTTCATCGAGAAATACAAACTCGACGATCCGGCCTTGAACAAGCTGGCGCTGATCGTGCGGGCCGCCGACTGCAGCCAGCCGCAACTAGCGAAGGAGGCAGCTGGCCTGCTCGCTATCTCGAAAGGGCTATCGCTCAACTTCGCAGACGACCACGAGATGCTGAAGGCAGGCATGGTGGTGTACGACGCGCTCTACGCCTGGTGCGCCGACACACCGCTGAAGAAGGTCGAGCGCCTGCCTGGTATGAAGTGA
- a CDS encoding BPSL0761 family protein — protein MTMPSERTRAIIQTREFLVDLSRDQALPEAVRTEARRLLRHYPAADEVLLAGKMEEQRGDGLPWVFLSSRID, from the coding sequence ATGACGATGCCGAGTGAGCGCACCCGCGCAATCATTCAAACCCGAGAGTTTCTGGTCGACCTGTCTCGTGACCAGGCGCTACCTGAGGCGGTGCGCACTGAGGCGCGTCGCCTGTTGCGCCATTACCCGGCCGCCGATGAAGTGCTGCTTGCCGGGAAGATGGAGGAGCAGCGCGGAGACGGCCTGCCGTGGGTTTTCCTGAGCTCCAGGATCGATTAG
- a CDS encoding metal-sensing transcriptional repressor — protein MHEGHHHHESHGDIIKRLKRAEGHLRSVIAMIEDGRACVDIAQQLHAVEKAVCQAKRTLIQDHIDHCLAHTLNDVPDVGHVSLDEFKQITRYL, from the coding sequence ATGCATGAAGGCCATCACCACCATGAGAGTCACGGCGACATCATCAAACGGCTCAAACGCGCCGAGGGCCACCTGCGCAGCGTCATCGCCATGATCGAGGATGGCCGTGCCTGCGTGGATATTGCCCAGCAGCTGCATGCGGTGGAAAAAGCCGTTTGCCAAGCCAAGCGCACCCTGATTCAGGATCACATCGACCATTGCCTGGCACACACGTTGAATGACGTCCCGGACGTTGGACATGTTTCGCTGGACGAGTTCAAACAGATCACCCGGTATTTGTAG
- a CDS encoding recombinase family protein, whose amino-acid sequence MHGQRIGYIRVSTLDQNPDRQLEGVQVSKVFTDKASGKVIQRPQLDALLGYIREGDTLVVHSMDRLARNLDDLRRLVQQLTGRGVRIEFVKEGLTFTGEDSPMANLLLNVMGAFAEFERELIRERQREGIALAKQRGAYRGRKPALNSTQVAELRRRAEAREPKAALAREFGISRATLYEYLRAGE is encoded by the coding sequence ATGCACGGACAGCGTATCGGCTACATCCGGGTCAGCACCCTCGACCAGAATCCTGATCGACAGCTCGAAGGCGTCCAGGTAAGCAAGGTGTTCACCGACAAGGCCTCCGGCAAGGTCATCCAGCGTCCCCAACTCGACGCGCTGCTCGGTTACATCCGCGAGGGTGACACCCTAGTGGTGCACAGCATGGATCGTCTCGCCCGTAACCTGGATGACCTGCGCCGCCTGGTGCAACAGCTCACCGGTCGCGGTGTGCGCATCGAGTTTGTTAAGGAAGGGCTGACCTTCACCGGCGAGGATTCGCCGATGGCCAACCTGCTGCTGAACGTCATGGGTGCCTTCGCCGAGTTCGAGCGCGAGCTGATCCGCGAGCGGCAGCGCGAGGGAATTGCCTTGGCCAAGCAGCGCGGCGCCTATCGCGGCCGAAAGCCAGCCTTGAACAGCACCCAGGTCGCCGAGCTGCGCCGACGAGCTGAGGCCCGCGAGCCGAAGGCTGCCCTGGCCCGCGAGTTCGGCATCAGCCGGGCCACCCTCTATGAGTACCTGCGCGCCGGCGAGTAG
- a CDS encoding MFS transporter yields the protein MLLPAGVEPEARLLLIGRALRAFTDGFVAILLPIYLLAIGFGKWEVGLISTATLLGSALMTLAVGYWGHRFPQRRLLLAAACLMCLTGLLLAGLGGFWPLLLVAFVGTMNPSSGDVSVFLPLEHGRLAEAAQGEARTYLFARYTFVGALCAAVGALATAIPQALTDAGMAQLDALRLMFVAYGITGVAIFFLYRALPDHTLPQQMTPPTPLGSSRGIVVRLAALFSIDAFAGGLIVNTLLALWLFERFELSLAAAGQFFFWAGLLSAGSQLAAPWVARHIGLVNTMVFTHIPSSICLILAAFADSLPVALSLLFLRSALSQMDVPTRSAFVMAVVTPAERAAAASFTAVPRSLAAAASPAIGGALFAAGWLAVPLVACGLLKIAYDLALWRGFRHYAVDAPENAHTQREG from the coding sequence ATGCTGCTGCCCGCCGGTGTCGAGCCCGAAGCACGCCTGCTGCTGATCGGCCGGGCACTGCGGGCCTTTACCGACGGATTTGTGGCCATCCTGCTGCCGATCTATCTGCTGGCCATCGGTTTTGGCAAGTGGGAGGTCGGGCTGATCAGCACGGCAACGCTGCTCGGCTCGGCGCTGATGACCCTGGCGGTCGGCTATTGGGGGCATCGCTTCCCTCAGCGCCGGCTGCTGCTGGCTGCCGCCTGCCTGATGTGCCTGACCGGCCTACTGCTGGCCGGCCTTGGCGGATTCTGGCCGCTACTGCTCGTCGCCTTCGTCGGCACGATGAATCCCAGCTCCGGCGACGTCAGCGTCTTCCTGCCGCTGGAACATGGCCGGCTGGCCGAGGCGGCACAAGGCGAGGCGCGCACCTACCTCTTCGCGCGCTACACCTTCGTCGGCGCCCTTTGTGCCGCAGTAGGTGCGCTGGCGACGGCCATCCCGCAAGCCCTGACGGACGCCGGCATGGCACAGCTCGACGCGCTGCGCCTGATGTTCGTTGCCTATGGGATCACCGGCGTGGCGATCTTCTTCCTGTATCGCGCCCTGCCGGATCACACCCTACCTCAGCAGATGACGCCACCCACGCCCCTGGGGTCCTCGCGCGGCATCGTCGTCCGTCTCGCCGCGCTGTTCTCGATCGACGCCTTCGCCGGCGGGCTGATCGTCAACACCTTGCTCGCGCTCTGGCTGTTCGAGCGCTTCGAGCTTTCGCTCGCCGCCGCCGGTCAGTTCTTCTTCTGGGCCGGGCTGCTGTCGGCCGGCTCCCAGCTCGCCGCGCCATGGGTGGCGCGCCACATCGGCCTTGTCAACACGATGGTGTTCACCCATATCCCGTCGAGCATCTGCCTTATCCTCGCCGCTTTCGCCGACAGCCTGCCAGTGGCGCTCTCGCTGCTGTTCCTTCGTAGCGCGCTGTCGCAGATGGACGTGCCGACGCGCTCAGCCTTCGTGATGGCAGTGGTGACGCCGGCCGAACGCGCCGCCGCCGCGAGCTTCACCGCGGTGCCCAGGAGCCTTGCGGCGGCGGCGAGCCCGGCCATTGGCGGGGCACTGTTCGCCGCCGGCTGGCTGGCCGTGCCGCTGGTGGCATGCGGCCTGCTCAAGATCGCCTATGACCTGGCGCTCTGGCGTGGCTTCCGACATTACGCGGTAGATGCTCCTGAGAACGCTCACACGCAACGGGAGGGATGA
- the chrA gene encoding chromate efflux transporter translates to MNAQTPPQLRPAHPSFWEAFVYWLKLGFISFGGPAGQIAIMHQELVEKRRWISEHRFLHALNYCMLLPGPEAQQLAIYIGWLLHRTWGGIVAGVLFVLPSLFILAALTYVYLAFGDLTFVQGVFNGIKPAVVAIVVFAAWRIGSRALKNNVLWALAAASFTAIFVFNVPFPYIVLAAGILGFIGGKLMPDKFRVGGGHGASDKSYGPALIDDDTPPIAHTRFRWPYLITLVLVALALWGAAMALLDNPVLRDMGEFFTKAALMTFGGAYAVLPYVYQGGVETYGWLTGTQMIDGLALGETTPGPLIMVVSFVGFVGAWTKEVFGPDALLLAGFAGASVATFFTFLPSFVFILAGAPLVESTHGDLKFTAPLTGITAAVVGVVLNLALFFGWHVIFPRATETAPFSGGFEWFYALVSVVAFIALWKYKQDIMKVIGACAVIGLVYTYLA, encoded by the coding sequence ATGAACGCCCAGACCCCGCCGCAGCTGCGGCCCGCCCATCCCTCGTTCTGGGAGGCCTTCGTTTACTGGCTAAAGCTCGGCTTCATCAGCTTCGGCGGCCCCGCCGGGCAGATCGCCATCATGCACCAGGAGCTGGTGGAGAAACGCCGTTGGATCTCCGAGCACCGTTTCCTACACGCACTCAACTACTGCATGCTGCTGCCCGGCCCGGAAGCGCAGCAGCTCGCCATCTACATCGGCTGGCTGCTCCACCGCACCTGGGGCGGCATAGTCGCCGGCGTGCTATTCGTGCTGCCGTCCCTCTTCATCCTCGCAGCGCTCACCTACGTCTACCTGGCCTTCGGCGACCTGACCTTCGTGCAGGGTGTGTTCAACGGCATCAAGCCGGCGGTGGTGGCCATCGTCGTCTTCGCCGCCTGGCGTATCGGCTCGCGGGCCTTGAAGAACAACGTCCTTTGGGCACTGGCGGCGGCCTCCTTCACGGCGATCTTTGTGTTCAATGTGCCTTTCCCCTACATCGTCCTGGCAGCCGGCATCCTCGGCTTTATCGGCGGCAAGCTGATGCCTGACAAGTTCAGGGTAGGCGGCGGGCATGGCGCCTCGGACAAGAGCTACGGGCCCGCCCTGATCGACGACGACACCCCGCCCATCGCCCATACCCGCTTCCGCTGGCCCTATCTCATCACCCTCGTGCTGGTGGCGCTGGCGCTCTGGGGCGCGGCCATGGCCTTGCTGGATAACCCGGTATTGAGGGACATGGGCGAGTTCTTCACCAAGGCGGCACTCATGACCTTCGGTGGCGCCTACGCCGTGCTGCCCTATGTCTATCAGGGCGGCGTCGAGACCTACGGCTGGCTGACCGGCACGCAGATGATCGACGGCCTGGCGCTGGGGGAAACCACGCCGGGGCCGCTCATCATGGTGGTGTCCTTTGTCGGCTTCGTCGGTGCCTGGACCAAGGAAGTCTTCGGCCCGGATGCGCTCCTGCTCGCCGGCTTCGCCGGTGCCTCGGTGGCTACCTTCTTCACCTTCCTGCCCAGCTTCGTCTTCATCCTGGCCGGGGCACCCTTGGTGGAGTCCACCCACGGCGACCTGAAGTTCACCGCGCCGCTGACCGGCATCACCGCCGCCGTGGTGGGCGTGGTGCTCAACCTAGCCCTGTTCTTCGGCTGGCATGTGATCTTCCCGAGGGCGACCGAGACCGCGCCATTCTCCGGCGGCTTCGAGTGGTTCTACGCATTGGTCTCTGTGGTGGCCTTCATTGCTCTGTGGAAGTACAAGCAGGACATCATGAAAGTAATCGGCGCCTGCGCCGTCATCGGCCTTGTTTACACCTACCTCGCGTGA
- a CDS encoding helix-turn-helix domain-containing protein, with amino-acid sequence MELKTALGMALRRARKSKQLSQEDLAGVSSQTYLSMLEGGAKRPTLEKLDAIASAMDVHPLTILADCYLLLDEKLTLDELFSRIRTELSQREAPPKPPAQSSA; translated from the coding sequence ATGGAGCTGAAGACGGCGCTCGGCATGGCCCTGAGAAGGGCAAGGAAATCCAAGCAGCTCAGCCAAGAGGACCTGGCAGGCGTCAGCAGCCAGACCTACCTGAGCATGCTGGAGGGCGGCGCCAAAAGGCCGACACTTGAAAAGCTCGACGCTATAGCCTCTGCCATGGACGTGCATCCCCTGACGATCCTTGCTGACTGCTACCTGCTCCTGGATGAGAAGCTCACGCTGGATGAGCTTTTCTCCCGTATTCGCACTGAGCTCAGCCAGAGGGAGGCTCCCCCCAAGCCACCTGCACAGAGCTCAGCCTAG
- a CDS encoding transmembrane anchor protein: protein MFNNQRPDTNDLPSTTQLLRSTVIALITAGVLLVTVVMPSEYALDPTGVGRVLGLTQMGELKATLAQEAAAEEAAQPVATTPAQAPVQQAPQQQVAAVSVAEPVAEPVAEAKPTLKSDELTLTLKPGEASEVKLEMLNKATVSYEWSTNGVPVNHDTHGEPYNGPNGYFHSYSKGKQVKGDKGEFSAIFDGTHGWFWRNRSNQDVTITLKTTGEYLSFKRMM, encoded by the coding sequence ATGTTCAATAACCAACGCCCTGATACCAACGATCTGCCCAGCACCACCCAGTTGCTGCGCTCCACCGTCATCGCCCTGATCACTGCCGGCGTCCTGCTGGTCACCGTGGTCATGCCGTCGGAATACGCTCTCGACCCCACGGGCGTCGGTCGTGTCCTCGGGCTGACGCAAATGGGTGAGCTGAAGGCAACCCTGGCGCAGGAAGCTGCGGCAGAGGAAGCGGCTCAACCGGTCGCGACCACCCCTGCCCAAGCCCCGGTGCAGCAAGCCCCTCAACAGCAGGTCGCGGCTGTCTCAGTGGCAGAACCTGTTGCCGAGCCGGTTGCAGAAGCCAAACCAACGCTGAAGTCCGACGAGCTGACGCTGACCCTGAAACCGGGCGAGGCCAGCGAGGTCAAGCTGGAAATGCTGAACAAGGCAACGGTCAGCTATGAGTGGTCGACCAACGGCGTGCCGGTCAATCACGACACCCACGGCGAGCCCTATAACGGCCCCAACGGCTATTTCCACAGCTACAGCAAAGGCAAGCAGGTGAAAGGCGACAAGGGGGAGTTCAGTGCCATCTTTGACGGTACTCACGGCTGGTTCTGGCGCAACCGCAGCAATCAGGACGTGACCATCACCCTGAAGACCACAGGCGAGTACCTGAGCTTCAAACGAATGATGTAA
- a CDS encoding helix-turn-helix domain-containing protein has product MQAIRTQRKACRLSQDALALACSIDRSYIGLIERGDVNITVEKLYRIASLLSCDPASLLPPVSEIQG; this is encoded by the coding sequence TTGCAGGCAATCCGGACGCAGAGAAAGGCCTGTCGGCTTTCTCAGGATGCACTCGCGCTGGCCTGCAGCATCGACCGCAGCTATATAGGGCTCATCGAGCGTGGCGATGTGAACATCACCGTCGAGAAGCTGTACCGCATCGCCAGCCTGCTGAGCTGCGATCCAGCTTCCCTCCTGCCTCCAGTGTCGGAGATACAGGGCTAA
- a CDS encoding histone-like nucleoid-structuring protein, MvaT/MvaU family — protein sequence MSKLAEFRRVERELQEQLALLEKLQADAGLQSEMEFEEKLKALMDEYGLDLAKVVAILNPQPVELEPVAPASVTQRRPRQVKVYVQPVTGKRIETKGANHAQLKAWKAEFGAEVVEGWRQD from the coding sequence ATGTCCAAACTTGCCGAATTTCGCCGCGTCGAGCGTGAGCTGCAGGAACAGCTGGCCCTGCTGGAGAAGCTCCAGGCAGACGCCGGCCTGCAGAGCGAAATGGAGTTCGAAGAGAAGCTGAAGGCGCTCATGGATGAGTACGGCCTGGATCTGGCGAAGGTGGTAGCCATCCTCAATCCGCAGCCGGTCGAGCTTGAGCCGGTTGCCCCGGCTTCCGTGACGCAGCGCCGCCCCCGCCAGGTGAAGGTGTATGTGCAGCCGGTTACCGGCAAGCGCATCGAGACCAAGGGTGCAAACCATGCCCAGCTCAAGGCCTGGAAGGCTGAGTTTGGGGCTGAGGTCGTCGAGGGGTGGCGGCAGGACTGA